GAGACGCCCGGGTAGCCGGCGACGGCGTCCTTCACCTGGCCCACGGTCTTCGAGTAGTCCGCGTCGCCCTTCACGGTCACCCACAGCTGCGCCGAGTTCACGTCGACGATCTGGTCGCCGAGCACAGCCCGGCCCAGATGGGCGCCGACGTGGGCGACGCCCGGGATCGACCGCACCTCGGATCCGACCCGCGCCGTCAGACGGGCCATCTCGGGCTCGGACGTCCCCGGCGCCGCGGTCCAGCGCACGACCAGGTTGCGGTCGTGGAAGGACGGCAGGAGCGACTGGGAGAAGAACGGCGCGGCGGCCAGCGCCAGCACGAGCACGGCTGCGGAGATCAGGTAGACGATCCGCGGCGCCCGCACGACGCGCTCGACCAGCGGCGTGTAGCGGCCGCGCAGCCTGGCGAGCAACGGCGATCCGGCCCCGTCGCTGGAGGAGCCGTGGGTGAAGAGCAGCATCGCCAGGGCCGGCGTCACGGTCACCGACACCACCAACGACGCCAGGATCGCAAGCAGGAGGGAGAACACGAGCGGCTCGGCCACCGCCTGGTCGACGCCCTCGGAGAAGAGGTACGGCAGCAGGGGCAGGAGCGCGATCAGCGTCGCGTAGACGATGCCGCGGCGGGCGGCGACGGCCCCGTCCAGCACGAGCTCGTGGGCCGGTGTCTCGCGACCCTCCTCGCGGTCGGCCCGGATACGGGCGGCGATCGTGCCGGTGGACGTGACCGCGTCGTCGACCAGGATCGCGAGGGCGATCAGGAGGCCGGCCACGATCATCAGGTTCACGGTCTCGCCGCGCAGGTCGAGCACGAGCAGCGCCGCGGCCAGCGAGATCGGGATCGCGACGACGGCGATCAGGCCGCTGCGCCAGCCGTGCAGCAGCCAGCCAAGGGCGGCGATCAGGAGCACGGCGCCGGCGATCAGCGCGATCTGCAGGTTCGAGATCGAGTCGTCGATGTAGCTGGCCGGCTGCGACACCGACGTGTCGATGCTGATCCCGGCCAGGCCCGGCCGCAGCCGGTCGAGCGCGGCCTCGACGCCGCGGGTGACGTCGAGCGTGTTCGCGTTCGGGAACTTCTCGACGACGATCAGGCTGTCCTCGTTGCCGGTCAGCAGCGCGTCGCCGATCAGCGGCTGGTGGTCGGCCGTCACGTTCGCGACGTCGGAGAGCTTGAGCGGCGCGGCGCCGTCGACGCCGACCTTGGCCAGGTCGGCCGCGGTCGAGATCGGGAAGATGTGGCGCACCTCGAGCCGCTGCGAGGGCGTGTCGATCCAGCCGCCGCTGCCGGGCGTCGAGGCCTGCAGGAAGGTCAGCGGCGACACCCACATCGCGTTGCCGGTCGTGCGCACGATCTGGTCGAGCGAGATGTTGGCGGCGAGCAGCTTCTGCGGCTGCACCTGCACCTGCAGCTGGCGCTCGCGCTGGCCCCAGATGGCGACGTTGGCGACGCCGGGGACGGCCAGCAGCGCCGGGCGGATGTTCCAGCGGGCGAGGACGCCCATCTCGATCGGCGAGATCCGCTTCGACGACAGGCCGATCATCATCACCCGGTTCGTGGTCGAGAGCGGCTGGATGATGATCGGCGGCTTGGCCACGTTCGGGATCGCGAACGAGAGCGTGAGACGCTCCTGCACGAGCTGGCGGGCCCGCAGAACGTCGGTGCCGGGTTCGAAGCTGAGCACGATCGACGAGAGCCCCGGCACCGACGTCGAGTGGATCGACGTCAGCCAGGGCGTGCCGTTCAGGAGCTCCTCGAGGTTCAGCGTCACGAGGCTCTCGACCTCGGGCGCGGACAGCCCGAGCGCCTCGGTCTGCACCTCGATCTGGGGCGGGGCGAACTCGGGCAGCGCGTCGACCGGCATGGTGCGCGCCTGCTGGACGCCGGCCACCAGGACCGCTGCCCCCAGCGCGATCACGAGCAAACGGAAGCGCAGCGCTCCGTCGACAACCCACCGCATAACGAGCTCCTCCCCAGGTCTCTCTCGGTGCCGCCAAGGAGATATCAGGCGCCCGTCACCGCGCCGTCACGGGGGCGTCACGGCCGAAGTTCGGGGTCAGACCCCGAACGGGGGGCGTTGCACTTCCGCGCAGGGACCGCGCATGGGGCCAGGCCCCGCGCCGGCGGGGCCTGGCCCCGGTTTGGCCTACGCCGCCGCGCCGGGGAGCGCGAGCTCGTCCGGCAGGAGCCCGGACACGAGCTCGCGCATCTGCGCGGAGGGCGGCAGGCCGATCCGGGTCAGCGTCAGCCGCTCGTACAGGTGGTACTGGCGGATCGCCTCGAACGAGTTGCCGTCGGCGAGGTGGACGCGGATCATCAGCCGGTGGGCGGTCTCGCGCAGCGGCTCGCGCGCGAACACCGCCAGGGCCACCTCGAGCGCCTGGGAGCGCGTCCCGGCGGCGAGCATCCGCTCCGAGAGGGTCTCCATCGCGTGCAGCGAGAGGTGGCGGTGGTGCTCGCGCTCGACGATCACCCACTCGTCGTCCCAGTCGGGCAGGAGCTCGCCGGCGAGCGTGGCCCAGTCGGCGACCGCCTGGAGGTCGGGCGCCGGCTCGTCGAGGAGCGCGCGCGAGAGGGCGGTGGTGTCGCGGTAGTCGACCCGCACCGACGGCGCCAGCGAGAGCTGCGCGTCGCGTACCTCGATCACGTCGGCGCCGGCCTGCTGCACCCGCCACAGGGCCGAGCGCAGGCTGGCGTACGCACGCTCCTCCGGGCTGTCGAGCCACAGCGACCCGGCCACCTGCGCCCGCCGCAGCGGGTGCGGATGGAGGGCGAGGAAGGCGAGCACTCGCTGTGCGCTGTGCGGCACCGAGACCGGTCTGCCGTCACAGGTGAGCTCGAAGCAGTCAAGAAGCCGGAGGTTGGACTTCATGAATTTTTCATCTTTCTCTCTTGAAACCTAAACGTTTCGATCGGCACGTGTCAAGGTCCAGCCGCCGGTAATGTGACCCAGACATCAGTGCCGCCGCCCGCACGGTTGCGGACGTGGGCGGCGCCGCCGTGCGCCTCGGCGATCATGCGCACGATCGAGAGGCCGAGGCCGGTGCCGCCGCTGTGGCCGCGGGCGACGTCGGCACGGGTGAAGCGCTCGAACGCGCGGTCGACGAAGTCCGCCGGCATCCCCGGGCCGTGGTCGGCCACGTGCAGCTCGACCGTGCCGTTCGCGTCCGCCGTCGAGAGCTCGACGTCGCCGGCGCCGTGCCGCAGGGCGTTGTCGATCAGGTTGCCGAGCGCCTGCTCGAGGCGGACGCGGTCGCCTCGCAGCGAGGTCTCGCCACCGGGGTCGAGCGCGATCCGGCGGCCGGTCTCCTGCGCCCGCCACTCGAACCGGCTGGCGGTCGAGGCGAGCAGGTCGGCCGTGTCGAGCGGCTCGATCCGAAGCGCCAGGCGGCCGGCGTTCGACTGCGCGATCAGCAGCAGATCTTCCGCCAGCTGCACGAGCCGGTCGACCTCGACCGAGCTGCGCTTGACCGCCTCGCGCAGGTCGTCGGCCGACTCGGCGTGGCGCAGGGCGAGCTCGAGCTCGGTGCGCAGGAGGGTGAGCGGCGTGCGCAGCTCGTGGCCCGCGTCGGCGACGAAGCCGCGCTCGCGCTCGATGCCCGCCTCCAGCCGGGCCAGCATGGCGTTCAGGGTCTCGCCCAACCGCTGGATCTCGTCGCGCGTCTGCGGCACCGGCAGGCGCTCGCCCGGATTCGCCGCCGAGATCGACGCGGCCCGCTCCCGCATCGAGTCCACCTGGCGCAGCGAGAGGCCGGCCAGGAGGTAGCCCGCGAGCGACGCCAGGATGAGCGCGATCGGGCCGGCGATCAGGAGCTCGTTGCGCAGGCCGGCGAGCGTCTCGGTGCGGTTCTCGCGGGTCGCCCCAACGACGAGGATGAGGCGCCGCCCGCCGCGCGAGACCGGCGTCGCCAGGAACCGGGACGGCTCGTTCAGCCCTGGCAGCGCGTGCACGTTGGCGAAGATGGTGCCGCGGCGGGCGGCCTGCACCTGGGCCGGCGTCAGCACGCGGGCGACCCGGAGCGGGGCGGTGGCGTCGAGCACGCGCCCGTGCGCGTCCAGCAGCTGGGCGTAGGCCTCGCCCTTCTCGACGAATGGGTGCGGGCCGGTCGTGGCGAGCGACATGTGCGGGTCGTGGACGATGGTCGTCATGTCGAACGCGCGCAGCTCGAGCTCGCGGTCGAGCGCGGTCTGGAGCTCGCCGCTGATACGGACGTAGAGCAAGAGGCCGGTGGCGAGCAGGACGACCGCCATCGCGGCCGCGAACGCCGCCGCGACCCGGATCCGAATCGGGGCGCGGCGGATCATTCCTCGGCGGCGCGCAGCCGGTAGCCGCTGCCGCGCACCGTCTCGAGCGTCTGGCGGCCGAACGGCACGTCGATCTTCGCCCGCAGGTGGCCGACGTAGACGTCGACGACGTTCGAGCGGCCCTGGTAGCCGACGTCCCACGCGCGCTCGAGCAGGTGCGCCCGCGGCAGCACGTCGCCGGGCCGGCGCATGAACGTCTCGAGGAGGGCGAACTCCTTGGCCGAGAGGTCGATCGCCGCGTCGCCGCGGTGGACGGCGCGGGTGGCCGGGTCGAGCCGCAGGTCGCCCACCTCGAGCACCGTCGGCCGCTCGTGGTCGCCGCGGCGGATCAGGGCGCGCAGCCGGGCCAGCAGCTCGGGCCAGGCGAACGGCTTCACCAGGTAGTCGTCGGCCCCCGCGTCGAGGCCGGTGACGCGGTCGTCGACCGAGTCGCGCGCGGTCAGCATCAGCACCGGCGTCCACACCGCCTCGCCGCGCAGGCGGCGGCAGGCCTCGAAGCCGCTGATGCCCGGCAGCATGATGTCGAGCACGATGGCGTCGTAGGTGGTCTCGGCCGCCATCCCCAGGCACTCCTCGCCGTCGGCGGCGACGTCGACCGCGAAGCCCTCCCGGGAGAGGCCCTTGCGGATCAGCTCCGCCATGTGCGGCTCGTCCTCGACCACCAGCACGCGCACGTCGCGTCTCCGTTCATCAATCCTTCATGAAGGCCAAGCGTAGATGAGTTTGCGCGGACCGTCCGGTCTCCCCACCAGCACACCCTCAACCTGGAGGATCTGAAATGGGAAGGATCGTGGTGTCGGAGTTCGTCTCGCTCGACGGTGTGATGGAGGATCCCGGCGGGTCCGAGGGCACGCCCTCGGGCGGCTGGGCCTTCAAGTTCGAGCGCGGCGCCGACGGCGACGCCTACAAGCTCGAGGAGCTCCGCGACGCCGAGGCGATGCTCCTCGGCCGGGTCACCTACGCGGGCTTCGCCGCGGCGTGGCCGTCCATCGAGGACGAGCAGGGCTTCGCCGAGAGGATGAACGGCATGCCCAAGTACGTCGTCTCCTCGACGCTCGAGCGGGCCGATTGGCAGAACTCGACCATCCTGCCGGGCGATCCGGTCGCCGAGGTGACCGCGCTCACGGCCCGGCTGGACGGAAACATCCTGGTCGCCGGCTCGGCGTCGCTCGTCCACACCTTGCACGACGCGGGCCTCGTGGACGAATATCGGCTGATGATCTACCCGACCGTGCTCGGCAGCGGCAAGCGCCTGTTCCGCGACGGCGCCGGCGCCGCCGGCTACGAGGCGGTCGACGTGCGTCCGGCCGGCGCCGTCGCCCTGATGACGCTTCGGCCGCTCGTCGAGGGAGGCGCGGCCGCGGCATGAAGCCCGTCCCCCCGGCCCGGCACCTGCTGCGTGCCAAGGACCTGATCGACGCCCGCTACCGCGAGCGCCTCGACGTGGAGGCGCTCGCGCGGGCGTCCCACCTCTCGCCCGCCCACTTCAGCCGCGAGTTCCGCCGCGCCTTCGGCGAGGCGCCGCACCAGTACCTGCTCACCCGCCGGCTGGAGCGGGCCGCGGCCCTCCTGCGCCACACCGACCACTCGGTCGCCGACATCTGCATGGCGGTCGGCCTGCGTAGCGTCGGCTCGTTCACGACCAGCTTCGGCCGCGCCTACGGGCTCTCGCCGACCGCCTACCGCGCCGCCCATCCGCCCGCCGCAAACCGGGTTCCCGTGCCCGGTTGCCT
The nucleotide sequence above comes from Gaiellales bacterium. Encoded proteins:
- a CDS encoding BTAD domain-containing putative transcriptional regulator; protein product: MKSNLRLLDCFELTCDGRPVSVPHSAQRVLAFLALHPHPLRRAQVAGSLWLDSPEERAYASLRSALWRVQQAGADVIEVRDAQLSLAPSVRVDYRDTTALSRALLDEPAPDLQAVADWATLAGELLPDWDDEWVIVEREHHRHLSLHAMETLSERMLAAGTRSQALEVALAVFAREPLRETAHRLMIRVHLADGNSFEAIRQYHLYERLTLTRIGLPPSAQMRELVSGLLPDELALPGAAA
- a CDS encoding dihydrofolate reductase family protein, whose amino-acid sequence is MGRIVVSEFVSLDGVMEDPGGSEGTPSGGWAFKFERGADGDAYKLEELRDAEAMLLGRVTYAGFAAAWPSIEDEQGFAERMNGMPKYVVSSTLERADWQNSTILPGDPVAEVTALTARLDGNILVAGSASLVHTLHDAGLVDEYRLMIYPTVLGSGKRLFRDGAGAAGYEAVDVRPAGAVALMTLRPLVEGGAAAA
- a CDS encoding response regulator transcription factor translates to MRVLVVEDEPHMAELIRKGLSREGFAVDVAADGEECLGMAAETTYDAIVLDIMLPGISGFEACRRLRGEAVWTPVLMLTARDSVDDRVTGLDAGADDYLVKPFAWPELLARLRALIRRGDHERPTVLEVGDLRLDPATRAVHRGDAAIDLSAKEFALLETFMRRPGDVLPRAHLLERAWDVGYQGRSNVVDVYVGHLRAKIDVPFGRQTLETVRGSGYRLRAAEE
- a CDS encoding ATP-binding protein, which produces MIRRAPIRIRVAAAFAAAMAVVLLATGLLLYVRISGELQTALDRELELRAFDMTTIVHDPHMSLATTGPHPFVEKGEAYAQLLDAHGRVLDATAPLRVARVLTPAQVQAARRGTIFANVHALPGLNEPSRFLATPVSRGGRRLILVVGATRENRTETLAGLRNELLIAGPIALILASLAGYLLAGLSLRQVDSMRERAASISAANPGERLPVPQTRDEIQRLGETLNAMLARLEAGIERERGFVADAGHELRTPLTLLRTELELALRHAESADDLREAVKRSSVEVDRLVQLAEDLLLIAQSNAGRLALRIEPLDTADLLASTASRFEWRAQETGRRIALDPGGETSLRGDRVRLEQALGNLIDNALRHGAGDVELSTADANGTVELHVADHGPGMPADFVDRAFERFTRADVARGHSGGTGLGLSIVRMIAEAHGGAAHVRNRAGGGTDVWVTLPAAGP
- a CDS encoding efflux RND transporter permease subunit; this translates as MRWVVDGALRFRLLVIALGAAVLVAGVQQARTMPVDALPEFAPPQIEVQTEALGLSAPEVESLVTLNLEELLNGTPWLTSIHSTSVPGLSSIVLSFEPGTDVLRARQLVQERLTLSFAIPNVAKPPIIIQPLSTTNRVMMIGLSSKRISPIEMGVLARWNIRPALLAVPGVANVAIWGQRERQLQVQVQPQKLLAANISLDQIVRTTGNAMWVSPLTFLQASTPGSGGWIDTPSQRLEVRHIFPISTAADLAKVGVDGAAPLKLSDVANVTADHQPLIGDALLTGNEDSLIVVEKFPNANTLDVTRGVEAALDRLRPGLAGISIDTSVSQPASYIDDSISNLQIALIAGAVLLIAALGWLLHGWRSGLIAVVAIPISLAAALLVLDLRGETVNLMIVAGLLIALAILVDDAVTSTGTIAARIRADREEGRETPAHELVLDGAVAARRGIVYATLIALLPLLPYLFSEGVDQAVAEPLVFSLLLAILASLVVSVTVTPALAMLLFTHGSSSDGAGSPLLARLRGRYTPLVERVVRAPRIVYLISAAVLVLALAAAPFFSQSLLPSFHDRNLVVRWTAAPGTSEPEMARLTARVGSEVRSIPGVAHVGAHLGRAVLGDQIVDVNSAQLWVTVKGDADYSKTVGQVKDAVAGYPGVSENVSTYLDERVKHFDTGTGNDITVRVFGPAFGTLRNTAGHVRDMLSHVDGVSNLTVEQPPEQPNIEVRVDLAKAKVYGLKPGDVRRAAATMLAGLEVGSLFEQQKVFQVVVWSTPESRSSLTSIKNLLIDTPTGGHVRLEDVANVRISPTPTVIQRDAVSRRIDIGLDANGRDPGAVVSDIEHKLASTPMPLEYHAEVIGSYQSAETLHRRMFASGLAALIGIFLLLQAAFSSWRLAALLTLTLPVSLSGGVLAAFLFQLDITLATLAGFIAVLAVAVRGGIAVVGQAAALEAEDGRRTRSTAVVEAAGERLGPLLTTAIATMVALVPLIVTGTIPGQELAQPIAIVVFGGLITATLVTAFLVPAVYAAVRPRREAEPRPTTEPATT
- a CDS encoding helix-turn-helix transcriptional regulator, whose amino-acid sequence is MKPVPPARHLLRAKDLIDARYRERLDVEALARASHLSPAHFSREFRRAFGEAPHQYLLTRRLERAAALLRHTDHSVADICMAVGLRSVGSFTTSFGRAYGLSPTAYRAAHPPAANRVPVPGCLALAWARKPSSTFREDTALAAG